A stretch of Natronococcus sp. CG52 DNA encodes these proteins:
- a CDS encoding HAD family hydrolase — MERYDLVYQLYDEYDTKTLREYQEFVDVFPAIDSRVALEHWQEANEELEERKDEIRSSFAAGETFAEVASRATRDQAFTALDLDAKYGRAVNVLVLDVDETLRSAGGTDNEIPRDTLHILTEFHEAGVPIVICTGQTLENVKGFAIQGLGSEIVHSGELSIVYEAGTGVFTPGHGAETKQLLYEELNDEIRDVFDDVRTRVLPEAPDSLRRGCHLQGNEFNVTMKPNYETGSADAREIIDEALVYQIDLLADAIGDAVEYDANGESVVDWTRAFYAAQDPEIRAVLEESGAYPDLDADGVPDVLADVLERIDVAYYEADAAEIGSLELNKVVGVERALEVLGVDDPFALVMGDSKSDRRVMQWVDENDAGIAAAPEHASQDTLEHVLETDELVFDRGRSVDVLQTVYALNRLARLG; from the coding sequence ATGGAACGCTACGATCTCGTCTACCAGCTTTACGACGAGTACGATACGAAGACGCTGCGGGAGTACCAGGAGTTCGTCGACGTCTTTCCCGCGATCGACTCGCGGGTCGCTCTCGAGCACTGGCAGGAGGCAAACGAGGAACTCGAGGAACGAAAGGACGAGATCCGATCGTCGTTCGCGGCCGGCGAGACGTTCGCAGAGGTCGCCTCGCGGGCGACCCGCGATCAGGCGTTTACCGCGCTGGATCTCGACGCCAAGTACGGCCGCGCGGTGAACGTGCTCGTACTGGACGTCGACGAGACGCTGCGCTCCGCCGGCGGGACCGACAACGAGATCCCGCGGGACACGCTGCACATCCTGACGGAGTTTCACGAGGCCGGCGTGCCGATCGTGATCTGCACCGGGCAAACCCTGGAGAACGTCAAGGGCTTTGCCATCCAGGGACTGGGCAGCGAGATCGTCCACTCGGGCGAACTCTCGATCGTCTACGAGGCGGGAACGGGCGTGTTCACGCCGGGCCACGGTGCGGAGACGAAGCAGCTGCTCTACGAGGAACTGAACGACGAGATCCGCGACGTCTTCGACGACGTTCGAACCCGAGTCCTCCCGGAGGCGCCCGACTCGCTCCGGCGCGGCTGTCACCTGCAGGGCAACGAGTTCAACGTCACGATGAAGCCCAACTACGAGACCGGCTCGGCCGACGCCAGAGAGATCATCGACGAAGCGCTGGTCTACCAGATCGACCTCCTCGCGGACGCCATCGGTGATGCCGTCGAGTACGACGCGAACGGTGAGAGCGTCGTCGACTGGACGCGCGCGTTCTACGCCGCCCAGGACCCCGAGATTCGCGCCGTCCTGGAGGAGAGCGGCGCCTACCCCGACCTCGACGCCGACGGCGTCCCCGACGTGCTCGCGGACGTTCTCGAGCGCATCGACGTCGCCTACTACGAGGCCGACGCCGCCGAAATCGGCAGTCTCGAACTGAACAAGGTGGTCGGGGTCGAGCGCGCGCTGGAGGTGCTCGGCGTGGACGATCCGTTCGCGCTCGTGATGGGCGACTCGAAGAGCGACCGCCGCGTGATGCAGTGGGTCGACGAGAACGACGCCGGGATCGCGGCCGCCCCGGAACACGCCTCGCAGGACACCCTGGAGCACGTCCTCGAAACCGACGAACTCGTTTTCGATCGCGGACGGAGCGTCGACGTGTTACAGACGGTGTACGCCCTCAACCGGCTGGCGAGACTCGGCTGA
- a CDS encoding helix-turn-helix domain-containing protein has product MTTIAELTLSPDDFALGETIRSLPELELRVESVVVEDSTRTAPLVWFCGVDCDAVEEALEADSSVDEFDGLLEQPEDAEWLYRIRYADETGSVCNAIHANDGTVLEVRMNDGQWTLRLLFPHREGLSNAVDDIEEYDARVDVKRMVEADQDGDLEMTATLTEPQQEAIAEAYRQGYYDVPREISLEELARELEISHQALSERLRRANRVLAGEQLESGGPADQLRIN; this is encoded by the coding sequence GTGACGACGATTGCAGAGCTTACGCTGTCCCCCGACGATTTCGCGCTCGGAGAGACGATCCGGTCGCTTCCCGAACTCGAGTTACGCGTCGAGAGCGTCGTCGTCGAGGACTCGACGCGAACGGCGCCCCTCGTCTGGTTCTGTGGAGTCGACTGCGACGCCGTCGAGGAGGCGCTCGAAGCTGACTCCTCCGTCGACGAGTTCGACGGGCTGCTCGAGCAGCCGGAAGACGCGGAGTGGCTGTACCGGATCCGGTACGCCGACGAGACCGGCTCGGTGTGTAACGCGATCCACGCCAACGACGGCACGGTTCTCGAGGTGAGAATGAACGACGGTCAGTGGACGCTCCGACTGCTGTTTCCCCACCGCGAGGGGCTCTCGAACGCCGTCGACGACATCGAGGAGTACGACGCCCGGGTCGACGTCAAACGGATGGTCGAGGCGGACCAGGACGGCGACCTCGAGATGACGGCGACGCTGACCGAGCCACAGCAGGAGGCGATTGCCGAGGCCTACCGACAGGGCTACTACGACGTTCCCCGCGAAATCTCGCTCGAGGAGTTGGCACGAGAGCTCGAGATCTCGCACCAGGCGCTGTCCGAGCGGCTCCGTCGTGCGAACCGCGTACTCGCGGGCGAACAGCTCGAGAGCGGGGGGCCGGCCGACCAGCTGCGAATCAACTGA
- a CDS encoding acyl-CoA dehydrogenase family protein, whose amino-acid sequence MELTEEQAAVRDVVREFAREEIRPTALEADETEEFPEDVWDGLAELDLTSLTVPEEYGGYDADPVTAAVVNEEVAYGMLAVATALSVHSLATSCLAEFGSEDLKGRWLPDMAEGRPVGAFALSEPHAGSNPAEMSTEARRVERASGRAGDEYVINGEKQWITNGQRAGVYVVFAKTDREDPSTVTQFLVPADVDGLSVGEKEDKLGLRASDTTSLTFDDVRIPAENRLTEEGKGLSAAFHILTGGRIAIAAQSVGLAQCALDEALAYSQERKQFDQPIGDFQTIRHKLAEMATRTQASRLLTRDAARRRATGDAALTASMAKYFASDTAMHVTNEAVQIHGGYGYVTEGEVERLYRDAKITEIYEGTTEIQKKVIARHLLE is encoded by the coding sequence ATGGAACTTACCGAGGAGCAGGCGGCGGTCCGGGACGTCGTCCGAGAGTTTGCCCGCGAAGAGATTCGACCGACCGCGCTCGAGGCCGACGAAACCGAGGAGTTCCCCGAGGACGTCTGGGACGGTCTCGCGGAACTCGATCTGACGAGCCTCACGGTTCCCGAGGAGTACGGCGGCTACGACGCCGACCCGGTCACGGCGGCCGTCGTCAACGAGGAGGTCGCCTACGGGATGCTCGCCGTCGCGACCGCCCTTTCGGTCCACTCGCTCGCTACGTCGTGTCTCGCCGAGTTCGGGAGCGAGGACCTGAAGGGGCGCTGGCTGCCCGACATGGCCGAGGGGCGTCCAGTCGGCGCGTTCGCGCTCTCGGAGCCACACGCCGGCTCGAACCCGGCGGAGATGTCGACCGAGGCCCGTCGCGTCGAACGCGCCAGCGGGCGCGCAGGCGACGAGTACGTCATCAACGGCGAGAAGCAGTGGATCACGAACGGACAGCGCGCGGGCGTCTACGTCGTGTTCGCCAAGACCGACCGCGAGGATCCCTCGACGGTGACCCAGTTCCTCGTGCCGGCGGACGTCGACGGCCTCTCCGTCGGCGAGAAGGAAGACAAACTCGGCCTCCGCGCGAGCGACACGACGAGTCTCACGTTCGACGACGTCCGAATTCCCGCCGAGAACCGACTGACCGAGGAAGGGAAGGGGCTCTCGGCCGCGTTCCACATCCTCACCGGCGGCCGGATCGCCATCGCCGCCCAGTCCGTCGGACTCGCACAGTGCGCGCTGGACGAGGCGCTCGCCTACAGCCAGGAGCGCAAGCAGTTCGACCAGCCGATCGGCGACTTTCAGACGATCCGGCACAAACTCGCCGAGATGGCCACGCGAACCCAGGCGAGCCGTCTCCTGACGCGAGACGCCGCCCGCCGGCGCGCGACCGGCGACGCCGCGCTCACCGCGAGCATGGCGAAGTACTTCGCCAGCGACACCGCCATGCACGTTACGAACGAGGCCGTCCAGATCCACGGCGGCTACGGCTACGTCACCGAGGGCGAGGTCGAACGCCTCTACCGGGACGCCAAGATCACCGAGATCTACGAGGGGACCACCGAGATCCAGAAGAAGGTGATCGCGCGGCACCTGCTCGAGTAA
- a CDS encoding HAD family hydrolase, with translation MTEYDAIVYDLDGTLAALDVDWAAVSTDVRAVYDDAGVTPPSDGLWDMLEAAADAGLAADVESAIAEHEREGARLSNRLSHADELLDRSVPVGVCSLNCEAACRIALEEHGLDDVVETVVGRDTVATRKPEPEPLLETVRGLDSEPETTLFVGDSARDEQTADRAGVDFEYVGAGPSGV, from the coding sequence GTGACCGAGTACGACGCTATCGTCTACGACCTCGACGGGACGCTCGCCGCCCTCGACGTCGACTGGGCGGCCGTCTCGACCGACGTCCGGGCCGTCTACGATGACGCGGGCGTGACGCCGCCCAGCGACGGCCTGTGGGACATGCTGGAGGCCGCGGCCGACGCCGGACTCGCCGCCGACGTCGAGTCGGCGATCGCCGAACACGAACGCGAGGGGGCGCGGCTGTCGAACCGACTGAGCCACGCGGACGAGTTGCTCGACCGATCGGTGCCGGTCGGGGTCTGCTCGCTCAACTGCGAGGCGGCCTGTCGCATCGCGCTCGAGGAACACGGACTCGACGACGTCGTCGAGACGGTCGTCGGCCGCGACACCGTCGCGACGCGGAAGCCGGAACCGGAGCCGCTGCTCGAGACCGTCCGCGGGCTCGACTCGGAGCCGGAGACGACGCTGTTCGTCGGCGACTCCGCTCGAGACGAGCAGACGGCGGATCGGGCCGGCGTCGACTTCGAGTACGTCGGCGCCGGCCCGTCGGGCGTCTGA
- a CDS encoding DUF5822 domain-containing protein — MPEPVETTTPDGVDYGWVMQVTFVVTILVGAPIVAFLSTGVDLPTWGSRAEFAVRVGAVIWMVVALSVFAYAKHKQG, encoded by the coding sequence GTGCCAGAACCCGTCGAAACGACCACACCCGACGGCGTCGACTACGGATGGGTGATGCAGGTCACCTTCGTCGTCACGATCCTCGTCGGCGCGCCGATCGTCGCCTTCCTGTCGACCGGCGTCGACCTGCCGACCTGGGGTTCGCGAGCCGAGTTCGCCGTCCGCGTCGGTGCCGTCATCTGGATGGTCGTCGCGCTCTCGGTGTTCGCGTACGCGAAACACAAGCAAGGATAG
- the panB gene encoding 3-methyl-2-oxobutanoate hydroxymethyltransferase — protein sequence MPTVRELRAMAGEEPITMLTAYDAPTAEIVDEADVDVILVGDSVGNTSLGYETTLPVTVNDVARHVGAVSRATGEALIVADMPFLSFGVDEADSLENAGRMIKEEGAHAVKLECGSHTVELTETMVQLGIPVMAHLGLTPQHVNRYGGYPRQGTDREAAERILDLAVEHEAAGAFALVLEHVPANLAAEITAALEIPTIGIGAGPDCDGQVLVVDDAVGLSGWSPSFSKQFGNVREEMESAIERYVAAVESGEFPADEHSHEERDLDELY from the coding sequence ATGCCAACGGTACGGGAGCTCAGGGCGATGGCCGGGGAGGAACCGATCACGATGCTGACGGCGTACGACGCGCCGACGGCCGAGATCGTCGACGAGGCCGACGTCGACGTGATTCTCGTCGGAGACAGCGTCGGGAACACCTCGCTCGGCTACGAGACAACGCTGCCGGTGACCGTCAACGACGTGGCGAGACACGTCGGAGCGGTCTCGAGAGCGACCGGGGAGGCGCTGATCGTCGCCGACATGCCGTTTCTCTCCTTCGGCGTCGACGAGGCGGACAGTCTCGAGAACGCCGGTCGAATGATCAAGGAGGAGGGCGCTCACGCGGTCAAACTCGAGTGCGGATCTCACACCGTCGAGCTGACGGAGACGATGGTCCAGCTCGGCATTCCGGTGATGGCACACCTTGGGCTGACGCCGCAGCACGTCAACCGGTACGGCGGCTACCCGCGCCAGGGGACCGACCGGGAGGCTGCAGAGCGGATCCTCGACCTCGCCGTCGAACACGAGGCGGCCGGGGCGTTCGCGCTCGTCCTCGAGCACGTCCCCGCGAACCTGGCGGCCGAGATCACGGCGGCGCTCGAGATCCCGACGATCGGGATCGGTGCCGGTCCGGACTGTGACGGACAGGTGCTCGTCGTCGACGACGCCGTCGGTCTCAGCGGGTGGTCGCCCTCCTTCTCGAAACAGTTCGGGAACGTCCGCGAGGAGATGGAGTCCGCGATCGAGCGGTACGTCGCGGCGGTCGAGTCCGGCGAGTTCCCCGCCGACGAGCACAGCCACGAGGAGCGCGACCTCGACGAACTCTACTAA
- a CDS encoding alpha/beta fold hydrolase, with protein sequence METVRHHGRETAYEIADRGGSGPALCCVHGSGGSRDVWKSQHRLADRHPVVTLDLSGHGDSEDVDADPGYGTLSAYAADLVAVIKATDARALVGNSLGGAVVMHVLLERDLDLEAAILTGTGARLGVLEDLLDWLEDDFDRAVEFLHGQDRLFHDPDPELRERSIEQMYTCGQAVTRRDFLTCHEFDVRDRVSEIDVPTLAIYGEHDQLTPPWFHEYLADEIEESELVKIGDAAHMTMLEQPAAFNDDVAAFLDDLER encoded by the coding sequence ATGGAAACGGTTCGTCACCATGGCCGCGAGACGGCCTACGAGATCGCCGACCGAGGGGGGTCGGGTCCGGCACTCTGCTGCGTTCACGGCAGCGGCGGCTCGCGGGACGTCTGGAAGTCACAGCATCGACTCGCCGACCGCCACCCGGTCGTCACCCTCGACCTCAGCGGTCACGGCGACTCCGAGGACGTCGACGCGGATCCGGGGTACGGGACGCTGTCGGCCTACGCAGCCGACCTCGTCGCCGTCATCAAGGCCACCGACGCTCGAGCGCTGGTCGGCAACTCGCTGGGCGGTGCCGTCGTCATGCACGTCCTGCTCGAGCGGGATCTCGATCTGGAGGCGGCGATCCTGACGGGAACCGGCGCTCGACTGGGCGTACTCGAGGATCTCCTCGACTGGCTCGAGGACGACTTCGACCGCGCCGTCGAGTTCCTTCACGGCCAGGATCGGCTCTTTCACGACCCGGATCCCGAACTCCGTGAGCGGTCGATAGAACAGATGTACACGTGCGGGCAGGCCGTCACCCGGCGGGACTTTCTGACCTGCCACGAGTTCGACGTCCGCGATCGGGTCAGCGAGATCGACGTTCCGACGCTCGCGATCTACGGCGAACACGACCAGCTGACGCCGCCGTGGTTCCACGAGTATCTCGCCGACGAGATCGAAGAGAGCGAACTCGTCAAGATCGGGGACGCGGCACACATGACGATGCTCGAGCAGCCGGCGGCGTTCAACGACGACGTCGCGGCGTTTCTCGACGATCTCGAGCGCTAA
- a CDS encoding DUF7127 family protein, with amino-acid sequence MTLEQFTQSDGQIARRYDYEDESVLAVDFGSADADATSDLADGTVIVVIDDEQYEFDLPEGAADAHTFIRNGILTVELEGNQ; translated from the coding sequence ATGACACTCGAACAATTCACCCAGTCGGACGGGCAGATCGCTCGTCGCTACGACTACGAGGACGAATCGGTGTTGGCCGTCGACTTCGGATCCGCGGATGCGGACGCTACCTCCGATCTCGCCGATGGAACAGTTATCGTCGTCATCGACGACGAGCAGTACGAGTTCGATCTTCCGGAGGGCGCAGCTGACGCGCACACGTTTATCAGAAACGGGATCCTCACTGTCGAACTGGAGGGCAACCAATGA
- a CDS encoding CDC48 family AAA ATPase, translating into MKLTVKPLKQKDAGRGLAAIDRVSMRELDLENGDYIVIEGKNDSQAVARVWPGYPEDEGRGIVRIDGRLRQEAEVGIDDNVSIEPADVKPANSVTVALPQNLRIRGDIGPLVRDKLSGQAVTGGQTVPFSLSFGPMASSGQSVPLKIASTDPSGTVVITDSTNIEISETPAEQVSSTGDSSPEGVPNITYEDIGGLDNELDQVREMIELPMRHPELFQQLGIEPPKGVLLHGPPGTGKTLMAKAVANEIDAHFETISGPEIMSKYYGESEEQLREVFEEAEENAPAIIFIDELDSIAAKREEAGGDVERRVVAQLLSLMDGLEERGRVTVIAATNRVDAIDPALRRGGRFDREIEIGVPDKQGRKEILQVHTRGMPLTEDVDLDQYAENTHGFVGADLESLAREGAMNALRRIRPDLDLESEEIDADILESLEVTEDDIKDAMKGIQPSALREVFVEVPDITWDDVGGLGDTKERLRETIQWPLDYPEVFDQMDMQAAKGVMMFGPPGTGKTLLAKAVANESQSNFISIKGPELLNKYVGESEKGVREVFEKARSNAPTVIFFDEIDSIAGERGQRQGDSGVGERVVSQLLTELDGLEELEDVVVIATTNRPDLIDSALLRPGRLDRHVHVPVPDEEGRKRIFEVHTRNKPLADSVDLDWLASETQGYVGADIEAVCREASMAASREFINSVDPDDMPDTIENVRISREHFERALEEVQPSVTPETRERYEEIEEEFQTAEPETEDQVGRTFQ; encoded by the coding sequence ATGAAACTCACCGTCAAACCCCTGAAACAGAAGGACGCCGGACGCGGACTCGCCGCGATCGATCGCGTCTCGATGCGTGAACTCGACCTCGAGAACGGAGACTACATCGTCATCGAGGGCAAGAACGACAGCCAGGCCGTGGCTCGCGTCTGGCCCGGCTATCCCGAAGACGAGGGGCGCGGGATCGTTCGAATCGACGGCCGTCTCCGGCAGGAGGCCGAGGTCGGTATCGACGACAACGTGTCGATCGAACCCGCGGACGTCAAGCCCGCCAACTCGGTGACGGTGGCGCTCCCGCAGAACCTGCGGATCCGGGGCGACATCGGACCGCTCGTCCGCGACAAGCTGAGCGGACAGGCCGTTACCGGGGGACAGACGGTCCCGTTCTCGCTGTCGTTCGGTCCGATGGCGAGTTCCGGCCAGTCGGTGCCGCTGAAGATCGCGAGTACCGATCCGTCCGGCACCGTCGTCATCACCGACTCGACGAACATCGAGATCTCCGAGACGCCCGCGGAGCAGGTTAGCTCCACCGGCGACAGCTCGCCCGAGGGCGTTCCGAACATCACCTACGAGGATATCGGCGGTCTAGACAACGAACTCGACCAGGTCCGCGAGATGATCGAGCTGCCGATGCGCCACCCCGAGCTGTTCCAGCAGCTCGGCATCGAGCCGCCGAAGGGCGTCCTCCTGCACGGCCCGCCGGGCACCGGGAAGACGCTAATGGCCAAGGCCGTCGCCAACGAGATCGACGCCCACTTCGAGACGATCTCCGGTCCGGAGATCATGTCGAAGTACTACGGCGAGAGCGAGGAGCAACTCCGCGAGGTCTTCGAGGAGGCCGAGGAGAACGCGCCCGCGATCATCTTCATCGACGAACTCGACTCCATCGCCGCCAAGCGCGAGGAGGCCGGCGGCGACGTCGAACGACGGGTCGTCGCCCAGCTCCTCTCGCTGATGGACGGCTTAGAGGAGCGCGGTCGCGTCACCGTCATCGCGGCGACCAACCGCGTGGACGCGATCGATCCCGCGCTGCGCCGCGGCGGCCGGTTCGACCGCGAAATCGAGATCGGCGTCCCCGACAAGCAAGGTCGCAAGGAGATCCTGCAGGTCCACACCCGCGGGATGCCCCTCACCGAGGACGTCGACCTGGATCAGTACGCCGAGAACACGCACGGCTTCGTCGGCGCCGACCTCGAGAGCCTCGCCCGCGAGGGCGCGATGAACGCGCTCCGGCGCATCCGACCCGACCTCGACCTCGAGTCCGAGGAGATTGACGCCGACATCCTCGAGTCGCTCGAGGTCACGGAAGACGACATCAAGGATGCGATGAAGGGCATCCAGCCCTCGGCGCTGCGGGAAGTGTTCGTCGAGGTCCCCGACATCACCTGGGACGACGTCGGCGGCCTCGGGGACACCAAAGAGCGGCTCCGCGAGACGATCCAGTGGCCGCTGGACTACCCCGAGGTGTTCGATCAGATGGACATGCAGGCCGCGAAGGGCGTCATGATGTTCGGTCCGCCGGGCACCGGGAAGACGCTGCTCGCGAAGGCCGTCGCCAACGAGTCCCAGTCGAACTTCATCTCGATCAAGGGACCCGAACTGCTGAACAAGTACGTCGGCGAGTCCGAGAAGGGTGTCCGCGAGGTCTTCGAGAAGGCCCGCTCGAACGCTCCGACCGTGATCTTCTTCGACGAGATCGATTCAATCGCCGGCGAACGCGGCCAGCGTCAGGGTGACTCCGGCGTCGGCGAACGGGTCGTCAGCCAGCTACTGACGGAGCTGGACGGCCTCGAGGAACTCGAGGACGTCGTCGTGATCGCCACGACCAACCGACCGGACCTGATCGACAGCGCACTGCTCCGTCCGGGACGACTCGACCGGCACGTCCACGTGCCCGTCCCCGACGAGGAGGGACGCAAGCGGATCTTCGAGGTCCACACCCGAAACAAGCCGCTGGCCGACTCGGTCGACCTCGACTGGCTCGCGAGCGAGACCCAGGGCTACGTCGGCGCCGACATCGAGGCGGTCTGTCGCGAGGCCTCGATGGCCGCCAGCCGCGAGTTTATCAACTCCGTGGATCCCGACGACATGCCCGACACGATCGAAAACGTTCGCATCAGTCGGGAGCACTTCGAGCGCGCACTCGAGGAGGTCCAGCCGAGCGTGACGCCCGAGACGCGCGAGCGCTACGAGGAGATCGAAGAGGAGTTCCAGACCGCCGAACCCGAGACCGAAGATCAGGTCGGCCGGACGTTCCAGTAA
- a CDS encoding NifU family protein, translated as MSSPESTQSTEERVREAVSLFLQRNFPQIQAHGGDSSITDVDLDEGHVMINLGGACSGCGISPMTTQAIQSRLPNEVDEIDSVSVSTGFDGLPDEQPSFRDGSPAPDAPF; from the coding sequence ATGAGTTCCCCGGAATCGACGCAATCGACGGAGGAGCGGGTTCGAGAAGCAGTCTCGCTGTTTTTGCAGCGGAATTTTCCGCAGATCCAGGCCCACGGCGGCGACTCCTCGATCACCGACGTCGATCTCGACGAGGGCCACGTGATGATCAATCTCGGCGGCGCCTGCAGTGGCTGCGGCATCAGTCCGATGACGACGCAGGCGATCCAGAGTCGGCTTCCGAACGAGGTCGACGAGATCGATTCCGTCTCGGTGAGCACCGGATTCGACGGACTACCCGACGAACAGCCCTCGTTTCGCGACGGATCTCCCGCTCCCGACGCGCCGTTCTGA
- the bcp gene encoding thioredoxin-dependent thiol peroxidase: MLDVGDDAPEFALPNQHGETVRRSDFEGQRLVVYFYPRANTDGCTTEASEFEAARSRFAKRDVSVVGISDDPVDDLEPFADEHDLEFDLLSDEQGEVATLYESHGEKQMFGNTFDGVFRNSYVVGPDGAIEAVYEDVSPEGHAADVLEGIETDSPEVTP, from the coding sequence ATGCTCGACGTCGGTGACGATGCGCCCGAGTTTGCACTGCCCAACCAGCACGGCGAGACCGTCCGCCGCTCCGATTTCGAGGGCCAACGACTCGTCGTCTACTTCTATCCGCGAGCCAACACCGACGGCTGCACGACCGAAGCCAGCGAGTTCGAGGCAGCCCGGTCCCGCTTCGCCAAGCGGGACGTGAGCGTCGTCGGGATCAGCGACGACCCCGTCGACGACCTCGAGCCGTTCGCCGACGAGCACGACCTCGAGTTCGACCTGCTCTCGGACGAACAGGGAGAGGTCGCGACGCTCTACGAATCTCACGGCGAGAAACAGATGTTCGGCAACACCTTCGACGGCGTCTTCCGCAACAGCTACGTCGTCGGCCCGGACGGGGCCATCGAAGCGGTCTACGAGGACGTCTCCCCCGAGGGACACGCGGCGGACGTCCTCGAGGGAATCGAAACCGACTCGCCCGAAGTCACGCCGTAA
- a CDS encoding DNA replication complex subunit Gins51, with product MNLDELRSVQSKERQKDSLQNLRPSFYQEVGEYIADLEDERERVAGQVDDPFSSPEVGRLTDEIETAKDVVEAIYERRMGKLVKQASLAAAGMAADDDGLTAEEADLFDDLVDRIQSNKTRVLDVLEGVDVEPDTSADAGAGAGGTDSSAVDAAGPADRPTDPTRADDGPPTPPEPAADTDPTEIDPVGDDQPPSSESGSVTPADVMGGDGPTVDETGAGSDDHGSDSLERERAGDGSDTGAESEPGDDATATVDAGDADAAVDRVTVRITRDVGSILGVDDREYTLSSDDVVTLPEQNASPLLERDAAEQLE from the coding sequence ATGAATCTAGACGAGTTACGCTCGGTCCAGAGCAAGGAGCGCCAGAAGGACAGCCTCCAGAATCTGCGCCCCTCGTTCTACCAGGAGGTCGGCGAGTACATCGCCGACCTCGAGGACGAACGCGAACGCGTCGCCGGGCAGGTCGACGATCCGTTCTCCTCGCCGGAAGTCGGCCGACTCACCGACGAGATCGAGACCGCCAAGGACGTCGTCGAGGCGATCTACGAGCGGCGGATGGGAAAGCTCGTCAAACAGGCCAGCCTCGCGGCTGCCGGGATGGCAGCCGACGACGACGGTCTCACCGCCGAGGAGGCGGATCTCTTCGACGACCTCGTCGACCGCATCCAGTCGAACAAGACCCGCGTTCTCGACGTGCTCGAGGGAGTCGACGTCGAACCGGACACCAGCGCCGACGCCGGTGCCGGCGCGGGAGGAACGGACTCGAGCGCGGTCGACGCCGCCGGACCGGCCGATAGGCCGACGGATCCGACCCGCGCGGACGACGGTCCGCCGACGCCGCCGGAGCCCGCGGCCGACACCGATCCGACCGAGATCGACCCGGTCGGCGACGATCAGCCGCCCTCGAGCGAGTCGGGTAGCGTCACGCCCGCCGACGTCATGGGCGGAGACGGGCCGACGGTCGACGAGACCGGTGCCGGTTCTGACGACCACGGAAGCGACTCACTCGAGCGCGAACGAGCGGGCGACGGTTCCGACACGGGTGCGGAATCGGAGCCCGGCGACGACGCTACCGCAACCGTTGACGCTGGCGACGCAGACGCCGCCGTCGACCGAGTGACGGTTCGGATCACGCGGGACGTCGGCTCGATCCTCGGCGTCGACGATCGCGAGTACACGCTGTCGTCCGACGACGTCGTCACCCTCCCCGAACAGAACGCGTCGCCGCTGCTCGAGCGCGACGCTGCGGAACAGCTCGAATAA